A single window of Thalassomonas viridans DNA harbors:
- a CDS encoding CheR family methyltransferase: MLSKELDDKSYHQFRTFLEQQCGIVLGENKQYLVKSRLAPLMAKFEVATLSALVSRTLSPVERQLRAAVIDAMTTNETLWFRDDYPFELLKKRLLPEFTGRRTPVKIWSAASSSGQEPYSIAMSVLEMQQSQPGAFPGGVQITGTDISNTMLEHCKYGHYDSLAIVRGLSAERKRQFFEPGDNGMYKVKDQVKKMVSFRQLNLLGSYSLIGRFDIVFCRNVLIYFSPEIKAKILGQIHGSLNNKGYLFLGASESLSGLNQDFDMLRCNPGIVYQKKT; this comes from the coding sequence GTGTTATCTAAGGAGCTTGATGATAAAAGTTATCATCAGTTTAGAACTTTTCTTGAGCAGCAATGCGGCATAGTGCTCGGGGAAAACAAGCAATATCTGGTAAAAAGTCGTTTAGCCCCTTTGATGGCAAAATTTGAGGTTGCCACCTTAAGTGCCCTGGTCAGCAGGACCCTGTCTCCGGTAGAGCGGCAATTACGTGCCGCTGTTATCGATGCCATGACCACCAATGAAACCTTATGGTTTCGCGATGATTATCCTTTTGAGTTATTAAAAAAACGCCTGTTGCCGGAATTTACCGGGCGCAGGACGCCGGTAAAGATATGGTCGGCGGCCAGCTCTTCCGGACAGGAGCCCTACTCAATCGCCATGTCGGTGCTGGAAATGCAGCAAAGCCAGCCGGGGGCTTTTCCCGGCGGTGTGCAAATTACCGGTACCGATATCTCCAATACTATGCTGGAGCACTGTAAATACGGGCATTATGACAGCCTGGCGATAGTACGCGGCTTGTCGGCGGAACGAAAGCGCCAGTTTTTTGAACCCGGTGACAACGGCATGTATAAAGTCAAAGACCAGGTCAAGAAAATGGTCAGTTTCCGCCAGCTTAACCTGCTCGGCAGCTACAGCCTGATCGGGCGTTTTGATATTGTTTTCTGCCGTAATGTGCTTATTTATTTTTCCCCGGAAATCAAAGCAAAGATCTTAGGGCAAATTCACGGCTCTTTGAATAATAAGGGCTATTTATTCCTCGGGGCCTCAGAATCTCTCTCCGGACTCAACCAGGATTTTGACATGCTGCGTTGCAATCCAGGTATCGTTTACCAGAAAAAAACGTAA
- the flgG gene encoding flagellar basal-body rod protein FlgG, translating to MNPALWISKTGLDAQTKDIAVISNNLANASTVGFKKSRAVFEDLLYQTINQPGGRSAQDTEMPSGLMLGAGTKVVATQKMHTQGDMLTTDNSLDLMIQGEGFFEIALPDGTSAYSRNGQFTLDEEGNMVTPGAGYLLQPQITIPEDAQEIIVSQDGEVSVRLQGQAENAVVGQLNTINFVNPTGLEPVGQNLYVETAVSGAPQEGVPGLDGFGMIVQGALETSNVNTTEELVNLIESQRVYEMNSKVISAVDEMLSYINQQL from the coding sequence ATGAATCCTGCATTATGGATCAGTAAAACTGGCTTAGACGCTCAGACCAAAGATATCGCGGTGATTTCCAATAACCTGGCCAATGCCAGCACCGTAGGTTTTAAGAAAAGCCGTGCGGTGTTTGAAGACTTACTTTATCAGACAATTAACCAGCCGGGGGGGCGTTCGGCGCAAGACACCGAAATGCCGTCGGGTTTGATGCTCGGCGCCGGTACTAAAGTGGTGGCGACCCAGAAAATGCATACTCAGGGGGATATGCTGACCACGGACAATTCATTGGACCTGATGATCCAGGGGGAAGGCTTCTTTGAAATCGCCCTGCCGGACGGTACTTCAGCTTACTCCCGTAACGGCCAGTTTACCCTGGACGAAGAAGGCAATATGGTGACGCCGGGGGCGGGTTACCTGCTGCAGCCGCAGATCACGATTCCGGAAGATGCCCAGGAAATCATTGTCTCCCAGGACGGTGAAGTTTCGGTACGGCTGCAGGGCCAGGCGGAAAATGCCGTGGTGGGCCAGCTTAATACCATTAACTTTGTCAATCCCACGGGACTGGAGCCGGTAGGGCAGAACCTTTATGTGGAAACCGCGGTCAGCGGTGCGCCCCAGGAAGGGGTTCCCGGCCTGGACGGGTTCGGCATGATAGTCCAGGGAGCGCTGGAAACCTCCAATGTCAATACCACGGAAGAGCTGGTTAACCTGATCGAGAGCCAGCGGGTTTATGAAATGAACTCTAAGGTCATTTCCGCGGTAGATGAAATGCTTAGCTATATCAATCAACAACTTTAA
- the flgH gene encoding flagellar basal body L-ring protein FlgH — MKRSVITSLLLALFVTGCASTEQARVLPNDPDFAPILPEEEEAAIVPTGSLFKANYVNNIYSDSKAHKVGDIISVILSESTQARKSAKTEITKENSATLDPITGFGGASVNFKGDAIQFGLNQESDFSGDSKSDQGNSLSGNISVHVLRVLPNGNLMIRGEKWMTLNNGDEYIRLTGIIRAKDISSENTVLSSKVANARIQYAGTGAFAEVQEQGLLTKFFNSSWWPL, encoded by the coding sequence ATGAAACGTTCAGTTATTACCAGCTTATTACTGGCCTTGTTTGTGACCGGTTGCGCCAGCACCGAGCAGGCCAGGGTGTTGCCCAATGATCCTGACTTTGCCCCGATTCTGCCGGAAGAAGAGGAAGCGGCGATTGTCCCGACGGGATCGCTGTTTAAAGCCAATTATGTCAATAACATCTATTCCGACTCCAAAGCCCATAAAGTGGGGGATATTATTTCGGTGATTCTAAGCGAGAGCACCCAGGCGCGAAAAAGTGCTAAAACCGAAATTACCAAAGAAAATTCCGCCACCCTGGATCCTATCACCGGCTTTGGCGGGGCCTCCGTGAATTTTAAAGGGGATGCCATCCAGTTCGGCCTTAACCAGGAATCGGACTTTTCTGGGGATTCCAAATCAGATCAGGGCAACAGCTTGTCGGGTAATATTTCCGTACATGTACTCAGGGTGCTGCCTAACGGCAACCTGATGATTCGCGGCGAGAAATGGATGACGCTGAATAACGGTGACGAATATATACGGTTAACCGGCATTATCCGCGCCAAGGATATCAGCTCGGAAAACACTGTGTTGTCGAGCAAAGTCGCCAATGCCCGTATCCAATATGCAGGAACCGGTGCTTTTGCCGAAGTTCAGGAACAAGGCTTGCTTACTAAATTCTTTAATAGTTCATGGTGGCCTTTGTAA
- a CDS encoding flagellar hook assembly protein FlgD gives MVDTVSGGGALDSLRWQQESYKVADKDDGMLTQEDFFALLTKELSYQDPTKPVENNEMISQMTAFSTTDGVTQLNEQFTNFASSMSSGQALQASSLVGRSVMVEDNSFTLVGDEEVKGKLVTDEPASNVVIYVENAAGERVQTVPVGSVAAGESAFTWDGKESSGYAAPAGEYRFRIAGIVDGKSTELSAMTYRKVDSVTLAGAGGSILLNLNGGSSMALSDVVEVSEG, from the coding sequence ATGGTGGATACAGTAAGTGGCGGCGGTGCCCTGGACAGTCTGCGTTGGCAGCAGGAATCGTACAAAGTTGCCGACAAAGATGACGGAATGCTGACACAGGAAGATTTCTTTGCTTTATTAACCAAAGAGCTTTCCTACCAGGATCCGACCAAGCCGGTGGAAAACAATGAAATGATTTCCCAGATGACTGCTTTTTCAACGACCGACGGAGTAACCCAGTTAAACGAGCAGTTCACTAACTTTGCTTCTTCCATGTCCTCGGGGCAGGCATTGCAGGCTTCGTCCCTGGTGGGGCGCAGCGTGATGGTGGAAGATAACAGCTTTACCCTGGTTGGCGATGAGGAGGTCAAAGGAAAATTAGTGACCGACGAGCCGGCCAGTAATGTGGTGATTTATGTGGAAAATGCTGCCGGTGAACGGGTACAGACAGTACCGGTGGGCAGTGTCGCCGCCGGAGAGTCGGCCTTTACCTGGGATGGCAAAGAGTCCAGCGGGTACGCAGCCCCAGCCGGTGAATATCGTTTCCGCATTGCCGGTATTGTCGATGGCAAATCGACAGAATTATCGGCCATGACTTACCGTAAAGTTGACAGTGTCACCCTGGCGGGTGCCGGCGGTAGTATTTTATTGAATTTAAATGGTGGTAGCTCAATGGCGTTGTCTGACGTTGTTGAAGTATCCGAAGGTTAA
- the flgA gene encoding flagellar basal body P-ring formation chaperone FlgA has protein sequence MTFDRSYIENFAKQYVEKHVTAPPNGKMEVIVSAIDPRIQIKPCESPLQANIPENHNSRNVNIKISCVDSRPWYIYLPVKIINTIQVVVAKENISKGSLLDDTNLELVYHEQKKIRGEWQDDTGDLIGGRAKRSISKGTLITKRNICIVCKGDSVTIIARSDDFSIKTSGIALKDGNIGEQIRVKNKRSGKIISARISAINQVIIDL, from the coding sequence ATGACTTTTGACAGATCCTATATCGAAAATTTTGCCAAACAATATGTAGAAAAACACGTTACCGCACCACCCAACGGAAAAATGGAAGTGATAGTATCCGCGATAGACCCCAGGATACAGATCAAACCATGCGAATCACCACTACAGGCAAATATACCTGAAAATCACAACAGCCGAAACGTAAATATTAAAATAAGTTGTGTTGATTCAAGACCCTGGTACATTTACCTGCCGGTAAAGATTATCAACACGATTCAGGTTGTGGTTGCCAAAGAGAACATCAGCAAAGGCAGTTTGCTCGATGACACTAATCTGGAATTAGTCTACCACGAGCAGAAAAAAATACGCGGTGAATGGCAGGATGATACCGGCGATCTGATTGGCGGCCGTGCCAAAAGATCCATTTCAAAAGGCACGCTCATCACTAAAAGGAATATCTGTATCGTCTGCAAAGGCGACAGTGTCACCATTATCGCCCGTTCGGATGATTTTTCTATCAAGACCTCGGGCATCGCCCTTAAAGACGGCAATATAGGTGAACAAATCCGGGTAAAAAATAAACGTTCAGGCAAAATCATCAGCGCCAGAATTAGTGCTATTAACCAGGTTATAATTGATTTATAA
- the flgE gene encoding flagellar hook protein FlgE, whose translation MSFNVALSGLNAAQKDLDVTSNNIANVNTTGFKESRAEFVDVYASSLLASGKTKVGDGVLTSEVAQQFSQGSVQFTTNALDLAITGNGFFSTIPTLDSVDKSYTRAGEFKLNDSNFIVNSAGEFLLGFPVNADGSSASVSLSTATPIQIPTSSGAPTQTSEVDIKMNLPAGDSIVGPIAEFDHTDPLTYNHSTSVTIYDSLGDSHVMTYYFVKEAPVGTTNPWMMFAAVDGQLVDIDDGTGAGAVAEGRVGGGTPATVPTVNGARLNFDASGDFISQQPSLAEGGIVTEALGTDSSGNLLLANGSDPTQTIEIDFNIDTTGPNANEPTQFASNFEVTALEQDGLAVGRLTGIEIDSDGLVLAKYSNGTSTPLQRIALVNFANEQGLTQIGGTSWKESVASGEGLAGEAGTGTFGTINSQALEQSNVNLTTELIDLISAQRNFQANSRALEVDNQLNQTILQIR comes from the coding sequence ATGTCTTTTAATGTAGCCTTGAGCGGGTTGAACGCTGCTCAGAAAGATCTTGATGTAACGTCTAACAATATAGCCAACGTGAACACCACGGGTTTTAAAGAATCACGTGCCGAGTTTGTCGATGTCTATGCTTCTTCATTATTAGCCTCGGGTAAAACCAAAGTCGGTGACGGTGTATTAACCTCGGAAGTGGCGCAGCAGTTTTCCCAGGGCAGTGTGCAGTTTACCACCAATGCGCTGGATTTAGCGATTACAGGCAACGGCTTTTTCTCCACCATACCCACCCTGGATAGTGTGGATAAGTCCTATACCCGGGCGGGTGAGTTCAAACTTAACGACAGCAACTTTATTGTTAACTCTGCCGGCGAGTTTTTATTGGGTTTCCCGGTGAATGCCGACGGCTCTTCTGCTTCGGTCAGTTTAAGTACGGCAACGCCGATACAAATCCCGACGTCTTCCGGTGCACCGACCCAAACCAGCGAAGTGGATATTAAAATGAATTTGCCGGCGGGGGATTCCATTGTCGGCCCGATTGCCGAATTTGATCATACAGATCCGCTGACCTATAACCACTCTACCTCAGTGACTATTTATGACTCTCTCGGTGACAGCCATGTCATGACCTATTATTTTGTCAAGGAAGCGCCGGTGGGTACCACTAACCCCTGGATGATGTTTGCCGCGGTTGATGGCCAGCTGGTGGATATAGATGACGGTACCGGTGCCGGTGCGGTAGCCGAAGGCCGTGTCGGTGGCGGTACCCCGGCGACTGTGCCTACGGTTAACGGCGCCCGGCTGAACTTTGATGCTTCCGGCGACTTTATTTCACAGCAGCCGTCACTGGCGGAAGGGGGTATAGTGACTGAAGCCCTGGGCACTGACTCTTCGGGCAACCTCTTGCTTGCCAATGGCTCAGATCCGACACAAACCATAGAGATCGATTTTAATATCGATACCACAGGACCTAATGCCAATGAACCGACCCAGTTTGCCTCCAACTTTGAAGTGACGGCGTTAGAGCAGGATGGTTTGGCTGTGGGCCGGCTAACCGGCATAGAGATCGACAGCGACGGCCTGGTACTGGCCAAATACAGTAACGGTACTTCGACGCCATTGCAGCGTATTGCCCTGGTCAACTTTGCCAATGAGCAGGGGCTGACCCAGATAGGCGGTACCTCGTGGAAGGAAAGTGTTGCCTCGGGCGAAGGGCTGGCGGGTGAAGCGGGTACCGGGACCTTTGGTACCATTAACTCGCAGGCCCTGGAACAGTCCAATGTTAACCTGACCACAGAGCTGATTGATTTAATCTCCGCCCAGCGTAATTTCCAGGCGAACTCGCGGGCACTGGAAGTGGATAACCAGCTGAACCAGACCATATTGCAGATCAGGTAA
- a CDS encoding LPP20 family lipoprotein translates to MKKFNGKVILLTLSLGLMAGCSSVYDKHVSWQSVEPESFPVIHAVGYAPISLQKSEHETQRMLMAIKASKLAAYAELAEQVYGQQVSSKLSMADLLVENNQLSASVQGVIRGAKVVKSYAVGDTYTTEMTLDFKEVYDIYLTFKRDKKIKSVNYY, encoded by the coding sequence ATGAAAAAATTTAACGGTAAAGTGATATTGCTGACCTTGTCTTTGGGGTTAATGGCCGGCTGTTCATCGGTTTATGATAAGCACGTGTCATGGCAGTCGGTTGAGCCGGAAAGTTTTCCTGTGATCCATGCGGTAGGTTATGCGCCTATCAGTTTGCAGAAATCCGAGCATGAAACCCAGCGTATGCTGATGGCGATAAAAGCCTCCAAGCTTGCCGCTTATGCGGAACTGGCGGAGCAGGTGTACGGCCAGCAAGTGAGCAGCAAGCTCTCTATGGCTGATTTATTGGTGGAGAACAACCAGTTGTCGGCATCGGTGCAGGGGGTGATCCGCGGGGCTAAAGTGGTGAAAAGTTATGCCGTCGGTGATACCTATACCACGGAAATGACCTTAGATTTTAAAGAAGTCTATGATATTTACCTGACTTTCAAGCGTGATAAAAAAATCAAAAGCGTCAATTACTACTAA
- a CDS encoding chemotaxis protein, with protein sequence MAGILDSVNQRTQLVGQNRLELLMFKLVGRQRFGINVFKVREVLQCPHLTSLPKQDKYIKGVAHIRGQTISVIDLSKATGGPEIKQTDDSFIIIAEYNRSVQGFLVSGVERIINIRWQDIMPPPEGTGKSSYLTAVTEIDEEMVSILDVEKILNEISPVSTELSEEIVDESIGESIGDKVIMIADDSTVARNQVRRALEPLGLNMVLAKNGQDALDQLKAIDAECEHAIGEKVALLISDIEMPEMDGYTLTAEIKSNERLRDMPVILHTSLSGVFNNAMVEKVGAQDFIPKFHPDELATAVKKWLKLD encoded by the coding sequence ATGGCAGGCATTTTAGATTCAGTGAACCAACGAACGCAGTTGGTTGGACAAAACAGACTCGAATTATTGATGTTTAAATTGGTGGGCAGGCAGCGGTTTGGTATCAATGTTTTTAAAGTGCGGGAAGTCTTGCAATGCCCTCATTTAACCTCTTTGCCCAAGCAGGACAAATATATCAAGGGGGTTGCCCATATCCGGGGGCAGACGATTTCGGTTATCGACTTAAGCAAGGCCACCGGCGGGCCGGAAATAAAGCAAACCGACGACAGTTTTATTATTATTGCCGAATATAACCGCAGCGTTCAGGGCTTTTTGGTGTCCGGGGTTGAACGCATCATCAATATCCGTTGGCAGGATATTATGCCGCCGCCTGAAGGCACGGGTAAATCCAGCTATTTGACCGCGGTAACCGAAATTGACGAAGAAATGGTGTCAATTTTAGATGTAGAGAAGATCTTGAATGAGATCAGCCCGGTATCTACCGAGCTCAGCGAAGAAATTGTTGATGAGTCCATCGGTGAAAGTATCGGCGATAAAGTTATCATGATTGCCGATGACTCTACCGTTGCCCGCAACCAGGTGCGCAGGGCGCTTGAACCTTTGGGCCTGAACATGGTGCTGGCAAAAAATGGCCAGGACGCCCTGGATCAGCTCAAAGCCATAGACGCCGAATGCGAGCATGCCATAGGGGAGAAAGTGGCCTTGCTGATCTCAGATATCGAAATGCCGGAAATGGATGGCTACACTTTAACCGCGGAAATCAAAAGCAATGAAAGGCTGCGCGATATGCCGGTGATCCTGCATACCTCCCTTAGCGGTGTTTTTAACAATGCTATGGTGGAGAAAGTCGGGGCCCAGGATTTTATTCCTAAGTTCCACCCGGATGAGCTGGCCACTGCCGTGAAAAAGTGGTTGAAACTTGACTAG
- a CDS encoding flagellar basal body P-ring protein FlgI — MMAYLVVCVLMIYSLTPTLAQAQRIKDLADVAGVRSNQLVGYGLVVGLPGTGEQSPFTEQSFKTMLSNFGITMPSNLKPKIKNVAAVAVHAELPAFAKPGQKIDVTVSSMGSAQSLRGGTLIQTILMGIDGNAYAVAQGSLVVGGLGAEGLDGSRIVVNTPTVGRIANGATVEREVKSPFSTGDHITFNLRNSDFTTAQRLADTINELIAGSARAIDATSVRVNAPRDAADRVGFLSVLENLEFEPDSPAAKVIVNSRTGTIVIGADVRLLAAAITHGGITVTINEQQEVSQPDAFAEGDTVTTTSSIIDVRQDDSRMFVFNPGVTLDTLVRAINEVGAAPGDVMAILEALDQAGALRGELIII; from the coding sequence ATGATGGCTTACCTGGTGGTATGCGTTTTGATGATATATTCCCTGACGCCTACCCTGGCGCAGGCACAGCGTATCAAAGATTTGGCGGATGTTGCCGGCGTACGCTCCAACCAGCTGGTGGGTTATGGCCTGGTGGTGGGCCTGCCGGGCACAGGCGAACAAAGCCCCTTTACCGAACAAAGCTTTAAAACCATGCTGAGCAACTTCGGCATTACTATGCCGAGTAATTTAAAGCCGAAAATCAAAAATGTTGCCGCGGTGGCGGTCCATGCCGAGTTGCCGGCCTTTGCCAAACCGGGACAAAAAATTGACGTGACTGTCTCTTCCATGGGCAGCGCCCAGAGCCTGCGCGGCGGTACCCTGATCCAGACCATTTTAATGGGCATTGACGGCAATGCCTATGCGGTTGCCCAGGGCAGCCTGGTGGTTGGCGGCTTGGGTGCAGAAGGACTGGACGGCTCCAGAATCGTCGTCAATACGCCGACGGTAGGGCGTATCGCAAACGGCGCCACCGTTGAGCGGGAAGTCAAATCTCCCTTTAGCACTGGGGATCATATCACCTTTAATTTACGTAATTCCGACTTTACCACCGCCCAGCGCCTGGCGGATACCATCAATGAGTTAATCGCCGGCTCTGCCCGGGCGATAGATGCCACTTCGGTGAGGGTTAATGCCCCCAGGGATGCCGCCGACCGTGTCGGTTTCCTGTCGGTACTGGAAAACCTGGAATTTGAACCCGACTCTCCGGCGGCCAAAGTGATCGTCAATTCCCGCACCGGCACTATTGTTATCGGCGCCGATGTGCGTTTGCTGGCGGCGGCCATTACCCATGGCGGCATTACCGTGACCATCAACGAGCAACAGGAAGTTTCCCAGCCGGATGCCTTTGCCGAAGGAGATACGGTGACGACCACTTCATCGATTATTGACGTACGCCAGGACGACTCGCGCATGTTTGTTTTCAATCCCGGGGTGACCCTGGATACCCTGGTCCGGGCCATCAATGAAGTCGGGGCGGCGCCGGGGGATGTGATGGCGATTCTTGAAGCCCTGGATCAGGCCGGCGCCTTGCGCGGCGAGCTGATCATCATCTAA
- the flgB gene encoding flagellar basal body rod protein FlgB encodes MAISFDKAFGLYANGLVLRSKRAEVIASNIANADTPGYKAKGMDFQKALAQASQKQSMGMTRTNEKHFDVRMELNNGVEYRVPNQPDTGDGNTVDVQVERNLYLENSLEYQTSFQFLNGSIKGLKKAITGGQ; translated from the coding sequence ATGGCTATTAGTTTTGACAAGGCATTTGGACTTTACGCGAACGGGCTGGTATTACGCTCGAAGCGCGCGGAAGTCATTGCCAGTAATATCGCAAATGCAGATACCCCAGGGTATAAAGCAAAAGGTATGGACTTTCAAAAAGCCCTGGCTCAAGCCTCCCAGAAACAATCCATGGGTATGACCCGCACCAACGAAAAACATTTTGATGTCCGCATGGAACTCAATAACGGTGTGGAGTATCGGGTGCCTAACCAGCCGGATACCGGTGATGGTAATACCGTAGATGTACAAGTGGAACGAAACTTGTATCTAGAAAACTCATTAGAATATCAAACTAGCTTTCAATTCCTGAACGGCAGTATCAAAGGGTTGAAAAAAGCGATCACCGGAGGGCAATAA
- a CDS encoding flagella synthesis protein FlgN — MSADHTPEQLLARQLSQLQALEKLLLSEKDIIIKHSPDALNEITAKKNDLLTAIQTLDNQIGQNRQFIQDKRDGKFSRELEEIATVLESCQQQNQLNGQIIQQSQLTVERMKTTLLESHSKTSLTYDSKGKKSGGLSSLGLKA, encoded by the coding sequence ATGTCTGCAGACCATACCCCAGAACAACTCCTCGCCCGGCAATTATCCCAGTTACAGGCACTGGAGAAGTTATTGCTGAGTGAAAAAGACATTATCATCAAGCACTCTCCCGATGCCCTTAATGAAATTACCGCCAAAAAGAATGACCTGTTAACGGCCATCCAAACCCTGGATAACCAGATTGGCCAGAACAGGCAGTTTATTCAGGATAAAAGAGACGGCAAGTTTAGCCGGGAATTGGAAGAGATCGCCACCGTTCTGGAGTCTTGCCAGCAACAGAATCAGCTAAATGGCCAGATTATCCAGCAATCCCAGCTGACCGTAGAACGTATGAAAACGACGTTACTGGAAAGCCACAGCAAAACCTCCCTTACCTATGACAGTAAAGGCAAAAAAAGCGGCGGATTAAGCAGTTTAGGATTAAAGGCCTGA
- the flgF gene encoding flagellar basal-body rod protein FlgF — protein MDKMLYIAMSGAKQNMQALSVNANNLANAKTTGFKADLAQARSMQAFGEGLPTRVFSSTERASQNFDSGALLTTGRPLDVAIEGDGWLSVQAEDGGEAYTRSGQLRLTAEGALETNNGELVYGDQGPLVIPLPVNNIQITRDGIIMIQPEGAPNAVQEEVGRLKLVNPDVRLMEKGNDGLFRRKDGEVAEADINVSVLSGTLEGSNVSPVGEMTEMIALQRQFEMQLKMMKTAEEIDASASSLLRAF, from the coding sequence ATGGATAAGATGCTCTACATTGCCATGAGTGGCGCCAAGCAGAATATGCAGGCCTTATCAGTGAATGCCAATAACCTGGCAAACGCCAAAACTACGGGTTTTAAGGCCGATCTGGCGCAGGCGCGTTCGATGCAGGCCTTTGGTGAAGGCTTGCCGACCCGGGTGTTTAGCAGTACCGAGCGTGCCAGCCAAAACTTTGACAGTGGGGCTTTGCTTACTACCGGACGTCCGTTGGATGTCGCTATTGAAGGTGACGGCTGGTTGTCGGTACAGGCCGAGGACGGCGGTGAAGCTTATACCCGCTCGGGGCAGTTAAGGTTAACGGCAGAAGGCGCGCTGGAAACCAATAACGGAGAGCTGGTTTACGGCGACCAGGGGCCGCTCGTTATTCCCCTGCCGGTCAATAATATTCAAATTACCCGTGACGGCATCATAATGATCCAGCCGGAAGGGGCGCCGAATGCGGTTCAGGAAGAAGTGGGCCGCTTAAAACTGGTTAATCCCGATGTCCGTTTGATGGAAAAGGGCAATGACGGCTTATTTCGCCGCAAAGACGGCGAAGTGGCCGAAGCTGATATTAATGTCAGTGTGCTTAGTGGCACCCTTGAAGGCAGTAATGTCAGCCCGGTGGGGGAGATGACGGAAATGATCGCCCTGCAACGGCAATTTGAAATGCAACTGAAAATGATGAAGACCGCTGAAGAAATCGATGCCAGTGCATCCTCTTTGCTGCGCGCTTTCTAA
- the flgM gene encoding flagellar biosynthesis anti-sigma factor FlgM, whose amino-acid sequence MAININNLNANNQVKQNLDQQSKVKSDSAQAAGAEQAKLARQDSVSITPQAKQLTELQKKAADAPVMDQKKIEKLKMAISSGEYKVNPEKLAASISNFEFNLL is encoded by the coding sequence ATGGCCATTAATATCAACAACTTGAATGCAAACAATCAAGTTAAGCAAAATCTTGATCAGCAATCAAAAGTAAAGAGTGACAGCGCACAAGCCGCCGGCGCCGAGCAGGCTAAGCTTGCCCGCCAGGATTCTGTGTCTATTACCCCGCAGGCAAAACAGCTGACCGAATTGCAGAAAAAAGCCGCGGATGCTCCCGTGATGGATCAGAAGAAGATCGAGAAATTAAAAATGGCCATTTCTTCCGGCGAATATAAAGTCAACCCGGAAAAACTGGCGGCCAGTATTTCCAACTTTGAATTTAATTTGCTGTAA
- the flgC gene encoding flagellar basal body rod protein FlgC, with amino-acid sequence MSLFNVFDITGTGMSAQSVRLNTTASNIANADSVSSSIDQTYRARHPVFAAEMQKAAGGQNASVGVNVLGIVESDKPLNVEYSPEHPMADSDGYIYKPNVNVIEEMTNMISASRSYQTNVQVAESAKSMVTKTLTLGQR; translated from the coding sequence ATGAGCCTGTTTAACGTTTTTGACATTACCGGCACTGGCATGAGCGCACAATCGGTACGTTTGAATACCACTGCAAGTAATATCGCCAATGCCGATAGCGTCAGCAGTAGTATCGACCAAACTTACCGGGCCCGGCATCCGGTTTTTGCCGCAGAGATGCAAAAAGCTGCCGGGGGGCAAAATGCTTCCGTCGGAGTGAATGTCCTTGGCATAGTAGAGAGTGACAAGCCTCTCAATGTTGAGTATTCCCCCGAACATCCCATGGCAGACAGTGATGGTTATATTTATAAGCCCAATGTTAATGTCATTGAAGAAATGACCAATATGATTTCAGCTTCGCGTTCCTACCAGACCAATGTCCAGGTGGCGGAGTCGGCAAAAAGTATGGTGACAAAAACCCTGACCCTGGGCCAAAGGTAA